The sequence below is a genomic window from Eleginops maclovinus isolate JMC-PN-2008 ecotype Puerto Natales chromosome 20, JC_Emac_rtc_rv5, whole genome shotgun sequence.
CAGGATAAAAATACAGTCACACGTGGACGCAAGTTAAATTCTACTCTGACTAATTAATATATGGAATTACTGGAGAGAACTAAGAGTGCTAAACAGCATCATGATTCTTTACAAGTGACCACATTATGTGTTTGCTTCTCAGgtcaattaattaaaaaaagctttcctTACACAGAGACTGGAAGAAGACGGAGTAACGGCACTCGTACAGGGAGAAAAGATACTGGCGTACATTAGGCAGGCTGTGCAGCACCTCCAAGATCTCGGCTCCCTTTATAACCTATAAAAAGAATACAGTTCAGTATCCAAAACTGGGTGAAAGCATAGCACAAATCCAGTAATAATTTACACAAAACCTCCTTGTGGTCTTTTGCGAGTTCTCCCACCTTTTCACGGAGGTCGGGCCGCTTCAGGGCGATCATGCACACGTAGACTGTGTAGGTGACGAAGGTCTTGTAGTCCATTAACTCGTAGGAGGTGAAGGTGGAGACTGTGTCGAGGAAGAGCTCTGCAGCTTGCTTGAAGTCCCTGATGGCCACACAGTACAGGCCCTGGTAGACCTTCAGGCGGTTCCTCCTGTCCCAGTCTCCTCCCTCCTCGATAAGGCTGCAGAGAAACGCAGGAGCACAGAAAGATGAGTACTGACATATAACAGAGACTGTTGGTGGAGAGACGTTTGTTAACAAAGAAATAATAGCCTTTACCTCTTGGCTTTCTCTGAGTTGCGTGTGATGAGGTCGCTATCCATGTAGAAGAGTCCGATCCTCAGCAGGTAGAAGACGATATCTAGTCTGTGACCCAGAGCCACTGTCTTGTCATAAGTCTTCCTGAAGGCTGTGAGAGCGCCCTCCTGTGGACGCACAAGACAGAAAGACATTGTCAGTAAATCTGCTActacaaaaatgtgtgtactAACAGTTAGCATTTCATCCAACTACATCCATCTGGCCAAAGAGCAAGCTTAAAGTCCTATGTTTCTGGAAAATACAGGTAGCATAGCACACAGAAAAGTGTGAatttatcaacatttaaagtgaactttcagtgtgtttttcatggtgTCATTTCTATTATTGAATCAAGATAGGAATATTTATGTTATGGAGAAACCTGATATGTTTGTCTTAAGGCTTGATAAGGCATGTTCTCCACACTGACAtgaatttgattttgaaaaagaaaaacagcatagATGCTCAATTAACTTTCATTATTTTAGTCTGACTACTTGACACTATGTCAGCAAACAAAATAGGTTGTCTAAAGCTAACTTATATAAAGATTTTTGCAGTTTTATGGGACATTATATCAAACAAAGCATGCACTTTATTTGCTGAATTGGGAGGATTTACCTTGTCTCCAATTCTGATCAGATATTCAGCTCTGGCCATCATGGCATCTCGGATCTCACTCTCTCCCAGGCTCTTCTCTGCATCCTCCAGCACATCATCCAGGCGCTTCAGCTCCTCCTCGTTGGCCTTCTTCATTTTACTGAGCAGGTCACCGTCCAGAGGCCACTTCAGATCCTTACACAGACCCTCATAATACGGTGCCATGtctgaagcagagagaaaacatcAGTAGTTTTACCTGTGGACTAGGACAGATCTCAGTTTAAAAAAtgggttttgttgttgtgttcaggcattcaaatatataaaaaagatggaatcaaatataaagataatataaTGTTACAACAATATCTacagtaaaaaaacacacactgaaaaatattCGAAATGAATTACAATGTTCTATAAAACGACTAATGTAATACAAGCAACAGATATATAGACATATACTACAGTagcagaaacataaatacatagGATAGTATACACATagtttaatataaatacatttaggacCAAGTaaggtttaaaacaaaaaaaacactataaCATTCATTAACACGAACCAGGTTCTGttattttagtcatttaaatGCCTTATAATTAAAAGGGATGtactcaaaatgttactcaaaagTTTAACAACCCTGTCTGATTGTTTGTCGGCTAGCTGACGTTTGCTAATAGCGtcaagctaacatgctaaattggttgagatgtttgtgtggagttggaatacatttgaaacaaatgtataatgCTTTATGAGCAATTAAGCACACCATGTATGCGAGTAAATGATCTTCAATACCACCAGCACCATGTTTATAATGACCACCATACTATAAATGCTACCGTTACAAGTCACACagtgaaatgctaactcactgTTAGCTTTGATAGCGTCCATGAGCTCGGTCTTCACTTTAACATCCTGTCGGTGCCCGTCCATTGTGAGCAGAAACTTCAGCTGTGCTATCCTCAGATCGGGGTTCTTGGGGAGACCCTCTTCCTCCAGGTTTTCCAGCGGCATTCTTGGTTCAGATAATggttaaacaaagacaaataaacgGCTCTCTTTGTGCAGTTTACTACTCGCCGTTAACAGCTAGCGTTTGTCAACGATGACTACGGAaaacactgagtgtgtgttgcttCCGCCAGAGGGTCAGACAGCGAGGGAGGAAAGAGCGGAGGACAGGCTGACAGTTAACAACCAGGGTGTCAttcactgccctctgctggactGGAGTTTGAACAACACCcatgtaaatgtatgcactATGAATTAAGGCTTTATACACATCTTTGTTGAATTAaacttgaaaaagaaaaagctacaaacaaataattcaaatactTACTTAATATCTTAAAGATTGTAgagtttttcaaaaatgattatGAAAAAAGTcaatgtaaagtatttaaaattaAGTTAAAGTATATTAGTATGCGTTATTGTGCTGTTCTTCATATCAGGGGTTCACAGGTTCAATCCCTAAAGCATGCCgctgtgtccctgggcaagacacttaacCCCAAATTGTTCCTGTGGGGattggttaaaatgtcaaaagtaaagtattgtatgttgtatgtatttatttgggTGGGGATGATGTGCTTAATGTGATATAATGCAAAacatatagtttttttttaatacaaaaaaaggcacAGAAAAgtatgttgaataaaataaaataaatcctagTCTAGTGTGACCAAGCAAGTGATGGTATAGTATCTcgaataaatgaaaaataaatagaatatgttgaataatatgaaatgttatcTGCTGCAGTTGACATTCTTTCAGATGCAAATACAACAGTGCACTTCAGGAATgcattataatgtttttatagaaggaatcaaacacaaaagcattCGTTATGAAGAGTGATAAAAAGCATTTCACTTTGTCATGAAGTCAGGGTTGTGGGTTGTCAGGTGGTTACTTTATTTCCTGTCTGGTCTTAAAAGTTAATGATACCCTTCCTTAAATGCTTAACTGTGTCTGTTACTCTGAACATGTATTTTAAGTCCATGCAAGCGAAGACAGAATGGGGAGCTTTCAACAACTAAAACAACTGGTGAGTATattttattaacaattttctttttctttttttaaaccaaacttCGTGACTCACCTCTAAAAAGCTTTTATACAAGGGGGAGAAAttcaaacaattatttttaggCAAGCTGGATGTTTTTGAGCGTGTCTCATTCAAACCACAATTTTAGCTGAGTCATTGCACTTTGACAGTTTCTGAATCTATTTTAAACTTGTCAATCAATGCAGAATGTAGGAAACGCAATAAACACATTAAGATTCAAGCAAAACAGATACAGATGTACATATATATGACATTTATTAAGTATAATTCCATTAAAATCAAGTAGAAAAGGGTTTAACAGTTGTTATGTCATGTAATCTTGTTATGTCACACAGgataatgcaacaaaaaatatgcTGATATTATAGAATAAAAGGCATTGCTGTAAATCAGTACATAAAGTTATTATAATTAGCAAACACCTTGAGCAACTACAGCAATACAACTCAACAcacagtatttcagcagtagTTTTGATCCAAAAACATCatgataaaacaaatctttttttatagcATCAACAAACTACTACTTTGCTCTCTATTCTTTTACCTCATTTTGCTCATATTATGGAGGTACTTATAATAATTCAGTATTTAAACAATGTGTCATTCTACTTATAAAGTTATATAATAAAGGAGGCTTAAAGTGTTCACCAATAGACCTTTCTGTGTCTAATTACTGTTCGCTCTGCTTTGTAGACCCGAGGTAATGCTCTGTTCCTCATCATTATACTGGGAATTGGAGGAAGCTTTCAAAGTGGCTACCACATTACCGGATTGAGTTCTCCCTCACCGGTGAGTTGTTTCTTGCTCTCTGTCAAGACCCCACcacgtacagtggggcaaaaaagtatttagtcagccaccaattgtgcaagttctcccatttaaaaagatgagagaggcctgtcatttttatcataggtatacctcaactatgagagacagaatgagaaaagaaaatccaggaaatcacattgtaggatttttaatgaattaattggtaaattcctcggtaaaataagtatttggtcacctacaaacaagcaagatttctggctctcacagacctggaacttcttctttaagaggctcctctgtcctccactcattacctgtattaatggcacctttttgaactcgttatcagtataaaagacacctgtccacaacctcaaacagtcatactcctatttccactatggccaagaccaaagagctgtcaaaggagaccagagacaaaattgtagacctgcaccaggctgggaaaactgaatctgcaataggtaagcagcttggtgtgaagaaatcaactgtgggagcaattattagaaaatggaagacatacaagaccactgctaatctccctcgatctggggctccacgcaagatctcaccccgtggggtcaaaatgatcacaagaacggtgagcaaaaatcccagaaccacacggggggacctagtgaatgacctgcagagagctgggaccaaagtaacagaggctaccatcagtaacacactacgccgccagggacttaaatcctgcagttccagacgtgtccccctgcttaagccagtacatgtccaggcc
It includes:
- the psmd6 gene encoding 26S proteasome non-ATPase regulatory subunit 6 gives rise to the protein MPLENLEEEGLPKNPDLRIAQLKFLLTMDGHRQDVKVKTELMDAIKANNMAPYYEGLCKDLKWPLDGDLLSKMKKANEEELKRLDDVLEDAEKSLGESEIRDAMMARAEYLIRIGDKEGALTAFRKTYDKTVALGHRLDIVFYLLRIGLFYMDSDLITRNSEKAKSLIEEGGDWDRRNRLKVYQGLYCVAIRDFKQAAELFLDTVSTFTSYELMDYKTFVTYTVYVCMIALKRPDLREKVIKGAEILEVLHSLPNVRQYLFSLYECRYSVFFQSLSMVEQEMKKDWLFAPHYRYYVREMRIQAYSQLLESYRSLTLGYMAEAFGVSTEFIDQELSRFIAAGRLHCKIDKVNEIVETNRPDSKNWQYQETIKKGDLLLNRVQKLSRVINM